The proteins below are encoded in one region of Sphingobacterium sp. R2:
- the purL gene encoding phosphoribosylformylglycinamidine synthase, with product MIHFFENPSNTVYGVQSVNSLSQEDITKLNWLFGNAKKLDDQNLNHYFVGPRAAMVTPWSTNAVEITQNMGIDGIVRIEEFQPVSEDFIDFDPMISQKFSMLTQDMYTVNITPEPIVEIKDIDAYNKAEGLALNAEEVGYLNQLSTKLGRLLTDSEVFAFSQANSEHCRHKIFNGTFIIDGEEQPTSLFKLIKKTSEINPNEIVSAYKDNVAFVKGPRVTQFAPKSADKPDFYEEKPFDSVLSVKAETHNFPTTVEPFSGAATGSGGEIRDRMAGGQGAIPLAGTAVYMTAYSRLEQNKFDLQAGTLTGSAEELNKTRPWENAMQERQWLYQTPVDILIKASNGASDFGNKFGQPLITGSVLTFEHEEDGRKLGYDKVIMQAGGVGYGKLDQAKKHTPKTGDKVVILGGENYRIGMGGAAVSSADTGAFGSGIELNAIQRSNPEMQKRAANAVRGLVESDHNPIVSIHDHGAGGHLNCLSELVEETGGVIDLDALPVGDPTLSAKEIIGNESQERMGLVIAKDDIDILKRVADRERAPMYTVGDVTGDHRFTFESKSTGEKPMDYALEDFFGSSPKTFMHDKTVVRNYADLAYDATNIPSYLNQVLQLEAVASKDWLTNKVDRCVGGRVAKQQCAGPLQLPLNNVGVMALDYKGKEGIATTIGHSPVAALVDPAAASRTAIAESLSNIVFAPIKNGLAGISLSANWMWAANNEGEDARLYQAVKACSEFAIALGINIPTGKDSLSMKQKYPNGENVIAPGTLIISAAGNCTDITKVVEPVLNKTGGSIYYINLSKDQFKLGGSSFGQIINKLGTEVPTIQDAAYFKTAFNTVQQLIHEGQIEAGHDIGSGGLITTLLEMTFADVNLGANYDLSALNESDSVKAFFNENIALVLQAKDDAAFEAIVKEAAVDAVKIGQVIEGNTVTIKNQEAVFSFDVAATRDVWSTTSFLLDSKQSKNGTAQERFDNYKKQPLTFSFPSQFKGKKPVIDSIKERPKAAILREKGSNSEREMANAMFLAGFDVKDVHMTDLIAGRETLEDIQFIGAVGGFSNSDVLGSAKGWAGAFLYNEKAKKALTDFFARPDTLSVGICNGCQLFMELEMINPEHEIHGKMVHNISGKHESNFVSVKVQENNSVMLSTLAGSTLGVWISHGEGKFNLPYAEDQYNIVAKYGYEHYPHNPNGSDYNTAMICDKTGRHLATMPHIERSIFQWHWANYPKGRQDEVSPWIEAFVNARQWIDTHSK from the coding sequence ATGATTCATTTCTTTGAGAACCCATCGAACACTGTATATGGTGTTCAAAGTGTAAACTCTTTATCACAAGAAGACATTACTAAACTCAACTGGCTATTCGGCAACGCCAAAAAACTAGACGACCAAAACCTTAACCATTACTTTGTAGGACCCCGCGCTGCGATGGTTACTCCTTGGAGTACCAATGCGGTAGAAATCACACAAAACATGGGTATTGACGGCATTGTTCGCATTGAAGAATTTCAGCCGGTGTCAGAAGATTTCATTGACTTCGATCCAATGATTTCCCAAAAGTTCAGCATGCTGACGCAGGATATGTATACTGTCAACATCACGCCAGAACCGATAGTGGAAATCAAAGACATCGATGCCTACAATAAAGCAGAAGGACTAGCCCTCAATGCCGAAGAGGTTGGTTACCTTAATCAACTTTCGACCAAGTTAGGCCGCTTGCTCACAGATTCTGAAGTATTCGCCTTTTCACAAGCCAATTCTGAACACTGTAGACATAAGATTTTCAATGGTACCTTTATCATTGATGGCGAAGAACAACCGACTTCCCTGTTTAAATTGATCAAAAAGACGTCTGAGATTAATCCCAACGAGATTGTTTCGGCTTATAAAGATAACGTTGCTTTTGTTAAAGGTCCACGTGTCACACAGTTCGCTCCTAAATCTGCCGACAAACCTGATTTTTACGAAGAAAAACCTTTTGATTCGGTTTTATCTGTTAAAGCTGAAACGCACAATTTCCCCACTACTGTAGAGCCATTTTCCGGCGCAGCGACAGGATCGGGTGGCGAAATCCGGGATCGTATGGCGGGCGGCCAAGGTGCAATTCCATTGGCCGGTACAGCCGTATACATGACTGCTTATTCGCGATTGGAACAAAATAAATTTGACCTTCAGGCCGGAACTTTAACTGGCTCAGCAGAAGAACTCAACAAGACGCGTCCCTGGGAAAATGCGATGCAAGAGCGTCAATGGTTGTACCAAACCCCAGTTGACATCCTGATCAAAGCTTCCAACGGTGCTTCTGACTTCGGTAATAAGTTTGGTCAGCCCTTAATTACGGGTTCTGTATTGACCTTCGAGCATGAAGAGGATGGCCGTAAACTTGGTTACGACAAAGTCATTATGCAGGCCGGCGGTGTTGGCTATGGAAAACTGGATCAAGCGAAAAAACATACACCGAAAACCGGTGACAAAGTCGTTATCTTGGGCGGTGAAAATTACCGCATAGGAATGGGTGGAGCTGCTGTATCTTCTGCAGACACAGGGGCATTTGGTTCTGGAATTGAGCTTAATGCAATTCAGCGTTCCAATCCCGAAATGCAAAAACGTGCAGCGAATGCTGTTCGTGGATTAGTAGAGTCCGATCATAACCCCATTGTCTCTATCCACGATCATGGTGCAGGTGGTCACTTAAACTGTCTTTCCGAACTTGTTGAAGAGACCGGGGGGGTAATCGATCTGGATGCACTTCCTGTAGGCGACCCTACACTATCAGCAAAAGAAATTATTGGTAATGAATCGCAAGAACGTATGGGACTTGTGATCGCTAAAGATGATATTGACATCTTAAAACGTGTTGCCGATCGCGAACGCGCACCAATGTACACCGTGGGTGATGTTACTGGCGACCATCGTTTTACGTTCGAATCAAAAAGTACGGGTGAAAAACCAATGGATTATGCCCTTGAAGATTTCTTTGGCTCATCGCCAAAAACTTTCATGCACGATAAAACCGTAGTTCGTAACTACGCTGACCTTGCTTATGATGCAACCAACATTCCAAGTTACTTAAACCAAGTATTGCAATTAGAAGCTGTTGCTTCCAAAGATTGGTTAACCAACAAAGTCGACCGTTGTGTTGGTGGCCGTGTTGCCAAACAACAATGTGCTGGTCCATTGCAATTGCCGTTGAATAACGTTGGTGTAATGGCACTTGACTATAAAGGTAAAGAAGGTATTGCGACAACAATAGGTCACTCCCCTGTTGCTGCCTTAGTGGATCCGGCCGCAGCAAGCCGAACGGCTATTGCCGAATCGCTTTCCAATATTGTATTTGCTCCGATCAAAAATGGCCTTGCAGGAATCTCCCTATCGGCCAACTGGATGTGGGCAGCCAATAATGAAGGTGAAGACGCCCGCTTATACCAAGCTGTTAAAGCCTGCTCGGAATTTGCCATTGCGTTAGGGATTAATATCCCAACAGGAAAAGATTCCTTGTCGATGAAACAAAAATATCCAAACGGCGAAAACGTCATTGCCCCAGGCACTTTGATCATTTCTGCCGCAGGAAACTGTACTGATATCACCAAAGTGGTTGAACCTGTGCTGAACAAAACGGGTGGATCGATCTATTACATCAATTTATCAAAAGATCAGTTCAAATTGGGCGGGTCGTCATTTGGACAAATCATCAATAAATTGGGTACTGAGGTACCGACCATTCAGGATGCTGCTTATTTTAAAACAGCATTCAATACTGTACAGCAATTAATTCACGAAGGACAGATCGAAGCTGGTCACGATATCGGATCGGGTGGCTTAATTACCACCTTATTGGAAATGACCTTTGCCGATGTTAATCTTGGCGCCAACTATGACCTTTCAGCATTAAATGAATCTGATAGCGTAAAAGCCTTCTTTAATGAGAATATTGCACTTGTCCTGCAGGCGAAAGACGACGCTGCTTTTGAAGCGATTGTCAAGGAAGCTGCTGTGGACGCGGTTAAAATTGGTCAGGTGATCGAAGGTAATACGGTAACGATTAAAAATCAAGAAGCGGTATTTAGCTTTGATGTCGCAGCAACACGTGATGTATGGTCTACAACATCATTCCTTTTGGATTCAAAGCAATCTAAAAATGGAACAGCACAAGAACGCTTTGATAACTATAAAAAACAACCTTTAACTTTTTCTTTCCCAAGCCAATTCAAGGGTAAGAAACCAGTGATCGACAGCATTAAGGAACGTCCAAAAGCGGCCATTCTTCGTGAGAAAGGTTCCAACTCCGAACGCGAAATGGCTAACGCCATGTTCTTGGCAGGTTTTGATGTAAAAGATGTTCACATGACCGATTTGATCGCGGGTCGTGAGACATTGGAAGACATCCAATTTATTGGTGCTGTAGGTGGTTTCTCTAACTCCGACGTACTCGGATCAGCAAAAGGCTGGGCCGGAGCATTCCTTTACAATGAGAAAGCGAAAAAAGCGCTAACGGATTTCTTTGCTCGCCCAGACACGCTCTCTGTTGGTATATGTAACGGTTGCCAATTATTTATGGAACTCGAAATGATCAATCCTGAGCATGAAATACACGGAAAAATGGTGCACAACATTTCAGGCAAACATGAGTCAAACTTCGTTTCCGTAAAGGTGCAAGAGAACAATTCTGTGATGTTATCGACGTTAGCCGGAAGTACTTTGGGTGTTTGGATTTCACATGGTGAGGGAAAATTCAACCTTCCCTATGCTGAAGATCAATATAATATTGTCGCAAAATATGGATACGAACACTATCCGCACAACCCAAATGGTTCAGATTATAATACCGCGATGATCTGTGATAAGACTGGTCGCCACTTGGCTACTATGCCACATATTGAACGCTCGATTTTCCAATGGCATTGGGCAAATTACCCGAAAGGACGCCAAGATGAAGTTTCGCCTTGGATTGAAGCATTTGTCAATGCGCGCCAATGGATTGACACACATAGCAAATAG